The Nitrospirota bacterium genome includes the window ACCCGGGGAACTGCAATTTCTTAATTATATTAGGTACATAGGTAATTGTCAAGGAATTTACCGCCGCCCTGCCCACGGGCGGCCCAAAAGCCCTCCCCTGCGGGCCGCGGAGCGACTTTCATTAATTTACCATGCGTTAGGCTTCGCGGGCCCCCGGAAGGCGGATATTGGCGGTCTTTCGCACGTGAAGCTCCCTCAACTGCCTGTCATCCACCTCGGAGGGCGCCCCGCTCATCAGGCAGACCGCCTTCTGCGTCTTGGGAAAGGCGATAACGTCCCGTATGGAGTCCACCCCCGCCATCACCATGACCAGCCTGTCAAGCCCCAGGGCAATGCCCCCGTGGGGCGGGGCCCCGTACTCCAGGGCATCCAGCAGAAAACCGAACTTCTCCCGGGCCTCCTCATCCGGAATTCCCAGGGTCTCGAACATCTTTCGCTGCACCGCCCGGGTGTGAATCCTTATGCTTCCGCCTCCAATTTCGTAGCCGTTCAGGACGATGTCGTAGGCCTTCGCCCTCAGCTGCGGGAGGTCGGCCTCCCCCGAGAGCATCTTCTCGGCGTCCTCGTCCACCGGCGAGGTGAAGGGATGGTGCAGGGACACATAGCGCCCCTCCTCCTCGTCCCACTCAAGGAGAGGGTAGTCCACGATCCAGAGGAAACGGAACCCGTTCTCGACGAGACCCAGGCGCCTGCCCAGCTCCAGCCTGAGCCGCCCGAGCACATCCAGGACAACCTCCTCGGCGTCGGCCACGAAGAGCATCATGTCCCCCGGCCCGGCCCCCAGGCGGGAGGCCATCTCCCGGAGCACTTCCTCCGGGAAGAACTTCGCGATGGGGGACTCGAAATCCTCCTTCACCTTTATCCAGGCAAGTCCCTTGGCCCCCAGGGACTGGGCCAGGGCGGTGAGCTCGTCGACCTCTTTCCTGCTCAAGCCGGCCATGCCCTTGCCCAAAATGGCCTTTACCCTTCCTCCGGCGGCCAGAGCGTCCCGGAAGACCTTGAAATTCCCCCGCAGAGCGAGGTCGCCCATCTCGGCAAGCTCCAGGGCGAACCGCAGGTCGGGCTTGTCGGTGCCGTAGCGCTCCAGGGCCTCCCTGTAGCTCAGCCGGGCAAACGGAGTCTCCACCTCGACGCCGAGGACGTCCTTGAACAGCCCCTTGAGCATGCCCTCCACCAGGGC containing:
- the aspS gene encoding aspartate--tRNA ligase; the encoded protein is MTKDRGCGEVGEADVGARFGVAGWVFRRRDHGGLIFVDLRDRSGLLQVVFSPDADADAHSRAHSLRSEYVIAVRGVVRRRPQGTVNPDLPTGHVELYVEDLDILNESATPPFVLEEAAEATESLRLKCRYLDLRRPEMQRNLILRHRATKSMRDYLDGRGFLEIETPMLTKSTPEGARDYLVPSRVNPGHFYALPQSPQLFKQILMVAGLEKYFQIVRCFRDEDLRADRQPEFTQVDLEMSFVQAEDILALVEGMLKGLFKDVLGVEVETPFARLSYREALERYGTDKPDLRFALELAEMGDLALRGNFKVFRDALAAGGRVKAILGKGMAGLSRKEVDELTALAQSLGAKGLAWIKVKEDFESPIAKFFPEEVLREMASRLGAGPGDMMLFVADAEEVVLDVLGRLRLELGRRLGLVENGFRFLWIVDYPLLEWDEEEGRYVSLHHPFTSPVDEDAEKMLSGEADLPQLRAKAYDIVLNGYEIGGGSIRIHTRAVQRKMFETLGIPDEEAREKFGFLLDALEYGAPPHGGIALGLDRLVMVMAGVDSIRDVIAFPKTQKAVCLMSGAPSEVDDRQLRELHVRKTANIRLPGAREA